The following are encoded in a window of Haliotis asinina isolate JCU_RB_2024 chromosome 14, JCU_Hal_asi_v2, whole genome shotgun sequence genomic DNA:
- the LOC137261587 gene encoding kinesin-like protein KIF3B: protein MSKSNKGECVKVVVRCRPMNEKETASGFERVVNMDVNRGVIDISSAKGPSTEPPKTFTFDSVYDWNSKQRDLYDETFHDLVESVLQGFNGTIFAYGQTGTGKTFTMQGVKNDPELRGVIPNSFEHIFQHISRSQNQQYLVRASYLEIYQEEVRDLLSKDQSKRLDLKERPDTGVYVKDLSSFVTKSVKEIEHVMNVGNQNRSVGATNMNEHSSRSHAIFIVTVECSELGVDGENHIRVGKLNMVDLAGSERQAKTGATGDRLKEATKINLSLSALGNVISALVDGKCSHIPYRDSKLTRLLQDSLGGNARTVMVANIGPASYNYDESITTLRYANRAKNIKNIPKINEDPKDALLREFQEEIARLKNQLDSKGGPKKRKRRKVKRDRNGEIVEGSDDEDEDGGDGEDDVESYMNAQQEKLELEKKAILNDQSIMAEEKERILQEMRAKEEMLKQEKDQTDALAGKIKAMESKLLMGGKNIVDHTNEQQRALEQRRQEIADRKKVEREIQQKLEEKEESAEEIKGTYASLQQEVDVKTKKLKKLFSKLQQTKQEIQDMQEEHVKERQELEQTQMELTRELKLKLLIIENFIPHEEKNKVLNRAYFDEDDDSWHLKPITNKNTQSMAKRPVSALGNRRPISDFAKVSAAMKGNPRFKGENILEIEMDMPNRTTRDYEGPAVAPRVQAALDAALQDEDDLDIDGSPSIFSSRPKSGKRREKTTARPRTAKKLGISDPKYPTSRGLVPK from the exons atg agcAAGTCAAATAAAGGTGAATGTGTGAAGGTGGTGGTGAGATGTCGGCCAATGAATGAAAAAGAAACGGCCAGTGGTTTTGAAAG GGTGGTAAATATGGATGTGAACAGAGGTGTGATAGACATCAGCAGTGCCAAAGGGCCATCTACGGAGCCTCCTAAAACCTTCACATTTGATTCCGTTTATGACTGGAA TTCCAAGCAGAGAGATCTGTACGATGAGACGTTCCATGACCTGGTAGAATCAGTCCTGCAGGGGTTCAATGGTACAATCTTTGCCTATGGACAAACCGGAACAGGGAAAACATTCACAATGCAAG GTGTCAAGAATGATCCAGAGTTAAGAGGTGTGATCCCCAACTCTTTTGAACACATATTCCAGCATATTTCCCGCTCACAGAATCAACAGTACCTTGTTCGAGCGtcatatttagaaatatatcAG GAGGAGGTACGGGACTTGTTGTCCAAGGATCAGTCTAAACGCCTGGATCTCAAGGAGAGGCCTGATACTGGCGTATATGTTAAG GATTTATCTTCCTTTGTCACGAAGAGTGTTAAGGAAATTGAACATGTGATGAATGTTGGAAACCAGAATAGATCTGTTGG CGCAACCAATATGAATGAGCACAGTTCCCGATCTCACGCCATCTTTATCGTCACTGTTGAATGCAGCGAG TTGGGAGTAGATGGCGAGAACCATATCCGTGTTGGCAAGTTGAACATGGTGGATTTAGCTGGCAGCGAGCGTCAGGCCAAGACTGGAGCAACG GGTGATCGGCTGAAGGAGGCTACCAAAATCAACCTGTCCCTTTCCGCCCTGGGTAATGTCATCTCGGCTTTGGTTGATGGGAAGTGTTCTCATATCCCCTACAGAGATTCCAAGCTCACCAGACTTTTGCAGG ATTCCCTCGGAGGCAATGCACGCACAGTGATGGTGGCCAACATCGGTCCAGCCAGCTACAACTATGATGAATCTATCACTACCCTCAG GTATGCCAACAGAGCAAAGAATATTAAGAATATCCCCAAGATCAACGAAGACCCGAAGGATGCTCTACTAAGGGAGTTTCAGGAGGAGATTGCCAG ATTGAAGAACCAACTGGACTCTAAGGGAGGACCAAAGAAGAGAAAGAGGAGGAAAGTGAAAAGAGACAGAAATGGTGAAATAGTAGAAGGgagtgatgatgaagatgaggatGGAGGTGATGGGGAGGATGATGTAGAGTCATATATGAATGCACAACAGGAGAAACTGGAGCTGGAGAAGAAGGCTATCCTCAATGATCAGAGCATCATGGCAGAG GAGAAAGAGAGAATACTGCAAGAGATGAGGGCGAAAGAGGAGATGTTGAAACAGGAGAAGGATCAAACTGATGCCCTTGCTGGGAAGATCAAG GCTATGGAGAGCAAGCTATTGATGGGAGGGAAGAACATTGTTGACCACACCAACGAGCAGCAGAGAGCCCTGGAGCAGAGGAGACAGGAGATAGCGGACAGAAAG AAAGTGGAACGTGAGATCCAGCAGAAGTTGGAAGAGAAAGAGGAGTCGGCCGAGGAGATCAAGGGCACTTATGCCTCCCTGCAGCAGGAGGTTGATGTCAAGACGAAGAAGCTGAAGAAG TTGTTCAGCAAGCTGCAGCAAACCAAGCAGGAGATCCAAGACATGCAAGAAGAACATGTCAAGGAACGCCAGGAACTGGAACAGACACAGATGGAACTCACCAGAGAACTCAAACTCAA ACTGCTGATCATTGAGAACTTCATCCCACACGAGGAGAAGAACAAGGTTCTCAACAGAGCTTACTTCGATGAGGATGATGACTCATGGCATTTGAAACCCATCACCAACAAGAA TACCCAGTCAATGGCAAAACGTCCAGTCTCTGCTCTCGGCAACAGGCGACCAATTTCAGACTTTGCCAAAGTTTCTGCCGCAATGAAAGGCAACCCTCGATTCAAG GGAGAAAATATTCTGGAGATTGAGATGGACATGCCCAACAGGACGACCCGTGACTACGAAGGCCCAGCGGTGGCCCCACGCGTCCAGGCTGCCTTGGATGCCGCCCTGCAGGACGAGGATGACCTGGACATAGACGGAAG TCCAAGTATCTTCAGTTCACGTCCCAAGTCAGGCAAGAGGAGAGAAAAGACTACTGCAAG accACGTACAGCTAAGAAGCTTGGGATCAGTGACCCGAAATATCCAACTTCCAGAGGCCTGGTTCCAAAATGA